CAACATTCGACCTCAATAGCTCGAATATAGAAATAATCTGGAGTTCGCTGAATGGCAACTATTAACCAGCTGGTGCGTAAGCCACGCAAGCGCAAGGTCAAAAAGACCGACGTTCCTGCGCTGCAAGCTTGCCCACAGCGTCGCGGTGTTTGTACTCGCGTATACACTACTACTCCTAAGAAGCCTAACTCTGCGCTGCGTAAAGTATGTCGTGTGCGTCTGACTAACGGTTTCGAAGTGACTTCCTACATCGGTGGTGAAGGTCACAACCTGCAGGAGCACTCCGTTGTTCTGATCCGTGGCGGTCGTGTAAAAGACTTGCCAGGTGTTCGCTACCACACTGTTCGCGGTAGCCTGGACAC
Above is a genomic segment from Endozoicomonas euniceicola containing:
- the rpsL gene encoding 30S ribosomal protein S12, encoding MATINQLVRKPRKRKVKKTDVPALQACPQRRGVCTRVYTTTPKKPNSALRKVCRVRLTNGFEVTSYIGGEGHNLQEHSVVLIRGGRVKDLPGVRYHTVRGSLDTQGVNDRKQGRSKYGTKKPKS